DNA from Pseudomonadota bacterium:
CCGATGAGCCTCTTCACGTTCAACCTCGAGGACTACCACATGGACGGCTCCGGGACGATGACCAAGGGGACGTACAAGGTCGAGTCGGACGTCCCGATCATCGCGTACCAGTTCAATCCCGTGGACGGCGCGTCGTCGTACCTCTCGGACGCCACGATGCTGATCCCGGTGCCGTCGCTGTCGCTGACCTACGACGTCATCGGCTGGAAGCAGAGCTGCTCGTCGATGTGCGACGGCGACATGCGCGCCTACTTCACCGTGGTCGCGACGAAGGACGGCACGGAGCTCGTCGTGTACCCGTCCACCGCGCCGCTCGCCGGCGGGGTCGTGCCGGGCACCGGCGACGCGTTCACCGTGGGCCTGGACGAGGGCGACGTGCTCGAGGTGGAGACGAACGCGCCCTGGGCCACGCTGACCGGCAGCCGGATCGAGGCGAACGCCGATCACCCGATCGCCGTGTTCTCGGGGCAGGAGTGCGCGTTCATCCCGTTCGAGACGTACGCGTGCGACCACCTCGAGGAGCAGCTGGCGGGCCTCAGGTTCTGGGGCAAGGAGTTCGTCGGCGCGCGGATGCCGATCCGCTCGACCGCGTACGAGACCGAGGCGGTGCTCTGGCAGATCTACGCGAGCGTGGACACGACCGTGACGATCGCCGCTGACTCCGGCGTGGTCGGGCCGCCGATCGGCACGTTCAACATGGTCGCCGGAGAGCTCCAGGAGTTCTACGCGTCCGGGACCCAGGACGCGCCGGGCGATCTCTACATCTACTCGGAGGAGCCGATCGGCGTGATGCAGTACATGATCGGCTCCGAGAACCCGAACTGCGGCAGCATCGGCGATCCGGCGATGGTGTACGTGAGCCCGGCCGAGCAGTTCCTGCAGCGGTACGTCGTGCTCGTCCCGGGCACGTGGATCAACGACGCGCTCGTGATCACTCGTACCGAGGGGGTCGGCGTCTTCCTCGACGACGTCGAGATCCCGAGCAGCTCGTTCCTGTCGGTCGCCGGCTCCGGCTACGAGGTGGCGCGCGTCGCCGCGGCGGACGGCATGCACACGCTGCGCTCCGCGGACGAGGAGGTGGGGCTCGGCGTCATGGTCGTCGGGTGGGACTCCTACGACTCCTACGCGTACATCGGCGGCATGGGCATGGGCGCGATCAACCCGGTCATCGAATAGCGCGGGGCCGGCGCCCCGCCGGAGGCGACATGCACAACCGAACCATCCTCGCCTGCGGGCTGTCGATCGTCCTCGCCGCGACCGCTGGGTGCTACTCCGTCGGCGCCGGCGACGCGGCCCCGGCGGGCGGGGCGGACGCGGACGGCGACGCGGACACCGACACGGACGTCGACACCGATTCCGATTCCGATTCCGACTCCGACTCCGACTCCGACTCCGACTCCGACTCCGATTCCGATTCCGATACGGAGTACGACGGCCCGGTGATCCCGGAGACCTGCGCGCAGGCCGCCCAGGCCAAGAACACGGTCGGCTGCCTCTTCTACGCCGCCGATCTCGACTCGCACGACTCCGTGGAGGAGCAGCAGTTCG
Protein-coding regions in this window:
- a CDS encoding IgGFc-binding protein; this encodes MKKHLVLSACLVALAAASPMSCESAGDDYTPSDADSDSDSDSDSDTDVDSDSDSDSDTDTDTEYTGPAIPETCEQAELATTTVGCHFYAIDLDAHDSVEAQQYAVAVSNVNQTDPATVTIYKGNPATFGWDLHSTQVIEPMSLFTFNLEDYHMDGSGTMTKGTYKVESDVPIIAYQFNPVDGASSYLSDATMLIPVPSLSLTYDVIGWKQSCSSMCDGDMRAYFTVVATKDGTELVVYPSTAPLAGGVVPGTGDAFTVGLDEGDVLEVETNAPWATLTGSRIEANADHPIAVFSGQECAFIPFETYACDHLEEQLAGLRFWGKEFVGARMPIRSTAYETEAVLWQIYASVDTTVTIAADSGVVGPPIGTFNMVAGELQEFYASGTQDAPGDLYIYSEEPIGVMQYMIGSENPNCGSIGDPAMVYVSPAEQFLQRYVVLVPGTWINDALVITRTEGVGVFLDDVEIPSSSFLSVAGSGYEVARVAAADGMHTLRSADEEVGLGVMVVGWDSYDSYAYIGGMGMGAINPVIE